The following proteins are co-located in the Gloeocapsa sp. PCC 7428 genome:
- a CDS encoding FIST signal transduction protein: MLKVAIGHSNDPDSLAAVSEVLAQCQMTLAGQSPQAGLLFAAVDFNHHLVLEQIHAVFPQLELIGGTTDGEISSVLEFQQDSLTLILFCSDEIEFRAAVGRNVSQNPAAIASSTATAAKLHLALPLQLCIALPESLTTSTVSILQGLEAALGRIPIFGGATADQWQYQRTYQFFKTEVLNDAVPILLVAGKLLFSYGVAGGWRPIGKRSRITKANKNVIYEIDGKPALDFYHYYLNNAVPDAIHPLAVFPPGETHFFLRGAVGYDSQLRSLTVSGDVPEQAVVQITDASVADVVSASHTAFTEALATYPGKTPAAALFFSCAWRRQVLGTRAKEEYRAIAHLGHAIASCGFYTYGEIAPLRENGQTFFHNTTFVTLLIGSQ, encoded by the coding sequence ATGTTAAAAGTAGCGATCGGTCATAGCAACGATCCTGATTCTCTCGCAGCTGTAAGCGAAGTTTTGGCACAGTGTCAAATGACGCTGGCAGGGCAATCACCACAAGCAGGGCTTTTATTTGCAGCAGTCGATTTTAATCATCATTTAGTGTTGGAACAGATTCATGCCGTCTTTCCGCAGCTTGAACTGATTGGAGGGACGACAGATGGAGAAATATCCTCGGTTTTGGAATTTCAGCAAGACTCGCTCACTCTCATCCTTTTTTGTTCAGACGAAATCGAATTTCGCGCAGCCGTTGGACGCAATGTATCTCAAAATCCAGCGGCGATCGCATCATCGACAGCCACAGCCGCAAAGCTTCATCTCGCCTTACCGCTACAGTTGTGTATCGCTTTACCTGAAAGTCTGACGACGAGTACCGTCTCGATTTTACAAGGCTTAGAAGCAGCATTAGGTAGAATTCCAATTTTTGGTGGAGCTACTGCGGATCAGTGGCAATATCAACGTACGTATCAATTCTTTAAAACCGAGGTTTTAAACGACGCGGTGCCGATTCTGCTTGTCGCAGGTAAGCTGTTGTTTTCCTACGGTGTTGCGGGTGGGTGGCGTCCGATTGGGAAACGTAGCCGCATTACGAAAGCAAACAAGAATGTTATCTATGAAATTGATGGTAAACCTGCTTTAGATTTCTACCATTACTATTTGAACAATGCAGTGCCAGATGCTATTCATCCACTTGCGGTTTTTCCGCCTGGTGAAACGCATTTTTTCTTGCGAGGTGCTGTTGGTTATGATTCCCAACTGCGTAGTCTTACTGTGTCAGGTGATGTGCCAGAACAAGCAGTCGTACAGATTACCGATGCCTCAGTTGCAGATGTCGTGAGTGCTTCGCATACTGCTTTTACCGAAGCGTTAGCAACTTATCCTGGGAAAACACCAGCCGCCGCGCTGTTTTTCTCGTGCGCTTGGCGACGGCAAGTTTTGGGAACGCGCGCGAAGGAAGAATATCGGGCGATCGCACATTTAGGACACGCTATAGCAAGTTGTGGCTTTTATACCTATGGAGAGATTGCGCCGCTGCGTGAAAATGGGCAAACCTTTTTTCACAACACAACATTTGTCACTTTACTTATCGGTAGCCAATGA
- a CDS encoding orange carotenoid protein N-terminal domain-containing protein, with translation MTYTTDDTTKKAVEAFQQFDVDTQLGLLWFGYKDIKDQLQPANETSAQDTAEALFNQIQSLSQEEQLQAQRDIVSRADSDISRAYSSLSSSGKLDVWLRLAQGMDKGTVIQVPSDYELPAETKDFANMIKQLDFEQRIDFMRSAVVEMGAK, from the coding sequence ATGACTTACACTACTGATGACACTACAAAAAAAGCTGTAGAAGCATTTCAACAGTTTGACGTTGATACACAATTAGGCTTGTTGTGGTTTGGCTATAAAGACATTAAAGATCAACTTCAACCAGCAAACGAAACTTCTGCTCAAGATACTGCTGAAGCGTTATTTAATCAAATTCAGTCTTTATCGCAAGAAGAACAGCTACAGGCGCAGCGCGATATTGTCAGTCGGGCAGATAGCGATATTAGTCGTGCTTATAGTTCCCTAAGTTCGAGCGGTAAGCTTGATGTGTGGTTGCGTTTAGCACAAGGCATGGATAAAGGTACAGTGATTCAAGTACCATCGGACTACGAATTGCCTGCTGAAACAAAAGACTTCGCAAACATGATTAAACAACTTGATTTTGAGCAGCGCATTGACTTTATGCGCAGTGCAGTAGTAGAAATGGGAGCTAAGTAG
- a CDS encoding PRC-barrel domain-containing protein, which produces MTSEQIIRRSDILNTQVITKDNGKRLGVINQLWVDIDRREVVAMGLRDNLIAFAGVPRYMYLNSVNQIGDVILVDNEDVIEDIDVDVYSNLINCEVITETGELLGRVRNFKFNAETGILTSLIIASLGLPQIPDQVISTYEISIDEVVSSGPNRIIVFEGAEERVMQLTVGLLERLGIGKAPWEREEEEAYFTPTAKPENQLGTGVPLQAPVKPVRATQPVEETWDEDDYEYETLQPAPRQQQRYQQQYESIQYAEEEYEDNWSEATPSDRYSEPRRYEEPPRYVEPEPYREPDYVEYEDDITRDAWEDDEPKPVNIPKKIKQPEYEEEDRY; this is translated from the coding sequence ATGACCTCTGAACAGATTATTAGGCGTTCCGACATCTTGAACACCCAAGTGATCACCAAAGATAATGGTAAGCGGCTAGGTGTAATCAATCAGCTATGGGTGGATATTGACCGACGAGAGGTTGTAGCCATGGGCTTGCGAGACAACCTGATTGCGTTTGCCGGTGTCCCACGCTATATGTACCTCAACAGTGTCAATCAAATCGGCGACGTCATCTTAGTGGATAACGAAGATGTCATCGAAGATATTGATGTTGACGTTTATAGCAATTTAATTAATTGTGAAGTCATCACGGAAACCGGCGAACTTTTGGGAAGAGTACGCAACTTCAAGTTCAACGCGGAAACAGGTATACTGACTTCACTCATAATTGCTTCGTTAGGTTTACCCCAAATTCCCGATCAAGTCATCAGTACCTACGAAATTTCGATTGACGAAGTTGTCAGTAGTGGTCCGAATCGTATTATTGTATTTGAAGGCGCTGAAGAACGCGTCATGCAGCTAACGGTAGGTTTACTTGAGCGTCTAGGTATTGGTAAAGCCCCGTGGGAACGCGAAGAGGAAGAAGCTTACTTTACGCCTACCGCCAAACCAGAAAATCAACTCGGAACAGGCGTACCGTTGCAAGCGCCTGTCAAACCAGTGCGGGCAACGCAACCAGTTGAAGAAACGTGGGATGAAGACGATTACGAATACGAAACGTTGCAACCTGCACCCAGACAACAGCAGCGCTACCAACAGCAGTACGAATCAATTCAGTACGCGGAGGAAGAATACGAAGATAACTGGAGTGAAGCAACGCCAAGCGATCGCTATTCAGAACCGAGAAGATACGAGGAACCACCCCGCTACGTCGAACCCGAACCGTATCGAGAACCAGACTACGTTGAGTACGAAGACGACATCACCCGCGATGCGTGGGAAGACGATGAACCAAAACCAGTGAATATTCCTAAGAAGATTAAGCAGCCAGAGTACGAAGAAGAAGATCGTTACTAA
- a CDS encoding sensor histidine kinase: MSREFEFEVEQLNKEIRILKKQLERSEIDRAKLEATNRTKESLLKRVICDLQEYQNILEKKSADLEQAFNELTAMKDKLVETEKMAALGSLVAGVAHEINTPVGTTITLASTLMDATRSLMATINTGQLKRSTLNNYLELAQESTSLMLNNLHRAGELVQSFKQVAVDQSSLEQRRFRVKPYLEEIITSLSPQLKKESHIVTMTGDDSLTIYSYPGALAQVITNLVTNSLIHGYTQHQSGHLRFNVMQDNHQIVIQYRDDGCGIPPENLEKIFEPFFTTAREKGGTGLGLHITYNLVTQKLQGRIAVQSEVAKGTQFTIELPTSVIS, encoded by the coding sequence ATGTCACGAGAATTCGAGTTTGAGGTTGAACAACTCAATAAGGAAATCCGGATTCTAAAAAAGCAGCTAGAACGTTCGGAAATTGATCGCGCTAAGTTAGAAGCAACGAATCGCACTAAGGAATCGCTTCTCAAACGCGTTATTTGCGATCTGCAAGAGTATCAAAACATTTTAGAAAAAAAGAGTGCTGATTTAGAACAAGCATTTAATGAATTGACCGCCATGAAAGATAAACTTGTCGAAACTGAGAAAATGGCTGCTTTGGGAAGTTTAGTTGCAGGTGTCGCGCATGAAATCAACACTCCCGTAGGAACGACTATCACACTCGCCTCAACTTTGATGGATGCGACGCGATCGCTAATGGCGACAATCAACACAGGACAACTCAAACGTTCAACGTTGAATAATTATCTAGAACTTGCGCAAGAAAGTACAAGCTTGATGCTCAATAACCTGCATCGTGCTGGCGAACTCGTGCAAAGCTTCAAACAAGTTGCAGTCGATCAATCGAGCTTGGAGCAGCGTAGATTTCGTGTTAAGCCTTACCTTGAGGAAATTATAACGAGTTTGTCGCCGCAGTTGAAAAAAGAATCGCATATTGTGACGATGACAGGCGACGATTCACTGACTATCTACAGCTATCCTGGGGCATTAGCCCAAGTTATAACCAATTTGGTTACAAACTCACTGATTCATGGTTATACTCAGCACCAAAGCGGTCATCTGCGCTTTAACGTCATGCAAGATAATCACCAAATCGTAATTCAATATCGCGACGATGGTTGTGGTATTCCTCCAGAAAACTTAGAAAAAATCTTTGAACCTTTTTTTACAACAGCGCGAGAAAAAGGAGGAACCGGATTAGGGTTGCATATTACTTACAACCTCGTGACTCAGAAATTACAGGGTAGGATTGCTGTGCAAAGCGAGGTAGCCAAAGGAACTCAATTTACGATTGAACTTCCTACTTCCGTGATTTCTTGA
- the smc gene encoding chromosome segregation protein SMC, with protein sequence MVHIKRLELSNFKSFGGTTQIPLLPGFTVVSGPNGSGKSNILDALLFGLGLASSKGMRAERLPDLVNHTQATRGRTVEASVTVTFDLEGLEERGQEGDIRLNEEDVGEATPEELSVTRKLRVTLQGTYTSTYYINGEACTLSELHEQLNRLRIYPEGYNVVLQGDVTGIISMNARERREIIDELAGVAAFDRKITQAKETLDQVKDREERCQIVEQELIAQRDRLSQDRIKAEKYQQLRTELQQKSQWETVLVWRSLQNQQEHLATQIQAGDRTLAELAQQHAALQREITQAATHLEQLNCRVKALGEEELLKLQSHLATQEAEYRQLQRQKEENAQAEFKTECSIQQKQSEIQEYENKLAELNQEQSAKAEVIATLQLERDAAQRELEQSREAASAIADAADVWVQQQTTLNREIEILLQAIEPQSRQQAQLRERTNQLQRQLHEQQQTIDKLEPEIAVKQQQLVAGEQQAIALTTQAETLAQSLSAAEQELQIQQDTFKRLLAEQRDKQRQLDKLEAQAQALQETQGTNATKVIMQSGLQGVCGLVAQLGKVEPRYQLALETAAGARLGQLVVEDDAVAAAAIEILKQKRAGRATFLPLNKIQPLRFSPTTALRYAEGFIDYAIDLIECDRRYQDVFGYVFGSTVVFETLNSARKYLGQYRIVTLEGELLETSGAMTGGSIIQQRSGLHFGTSEATESDEAKQLQQRLQEIALVLKRCESGIESLTTKTKYLSQEITEVRQQRREQQLHAEQLRKDIQKLSDQLAQTETQLRQTEEQLTSARSQLEILDGELPAQETQLQQKRQLLTELEQSQTNSQWQQIQTTIKSQEQHLQERLQALLKAEQRQSELANAAILIQGKIAECQQRIQEYQQQRSSLSNQQFAISNQIDTLATQIAQTQAALQQIEEKLGSEKQLRDRAEAQLRDRQNQYQQLEWQQQKLHETQQTRREELTLLQAQIHAQIADLPNPLPEVPDKVDLEQLQREVRSLAKRIQALEPVNMLALEEYERTTTRLEELSQKLLTLEAERTELLLRIENFTTLRQRAFKEAFDAVNQNFQSIFAILSDGDGYLQLDDAEDPFNSGLNLVAHPKGKPVQRLASMSGGEKSLTALSFIFALQRYRPSPFYAFDEVDMFLDGANVERLAKMIKQQTKLAQFIVVSLRRPMIESAERTIGVTQARGAYTQVLGIKLQQSNTSP encoded by the coding sequence ATGGTTCATATCAAGCGCCTGGAATTATCAAACTTTAAATCTTTTGGTGGCACAACACAAATCCCGCTGCTACCAGGGTTTACTGTTGTTTCTGGACCAAATGGTTCGGGTAAATCAAATATTTTAGATGCGTTGTTATTCGGCTTAGGGCTTGCGAGTTCTAAGGGTATGCGCGCGGAACGTCTTCCCGATTTAGTGAACCACACGCAGGCGACGCGCGGACGTACTGTTGAAGCGAGTGTGACGGTGACGTTTGATTTGGAGGGTTTAGAAGAGAGAGGTCAGGAAGGTGACATAAGATTAAATGAGGAGGATGTCGGTGAAGCAACGCCGGAAGAATTAAGTGTGACGCGGAAGTTGCGCGTGACTTTGCAGGGAACTTATACATCGACTTATTACATTAATGGCGAAGCTTGTACGCTGAGTGAACTGCACGAACAACTCAATCGCTTGCGCATTTATCCAGAAGGCTACAATGTCGTCCTTCAAGGTGATGTCACCGGAATTATTTCGATGAACGCGCGCGAACGGCGGGAAATTATTGATGAACTTGCGGGTGTCGCCGCCTTTGACCGCAAGATTACGCAAGCAAAAGAAACGCTTGACCAAGTTAAAGACCGCGAAGAACGCTGTCAAATCGTCGAGCAAGAACTTATAGCGCAACGCGATCGCTTGTCGCAAGACCGCATCAAAGCGGAGAAATACCAACAACTGCGTACCGAATTACAGCAGAAATCGCAGTGGGAAACCGTGCTTGTTTGGCGATCACTGCAAAATCAACAAGAACATCTCGCAACGCAAATTCAAGCGGGCGATCGCACTTTGGCAGAACTCGCGCAACAACACGCCGCGCTTCAGCGCGAAATTACGCAAGCAGCAACTCATCTTGAGCAATTGAACTGTCGCGTCAAAGCTTTAGGGGAAGAAGAACTTTTAAAACTGCAATCGCATTTAGCAACGCAAGAAGCTGAGTATCGCCAGCTACAGCGCCAAAAAGAAGAAAACGCCCAAGCAGAGTTTAAGACAGAATGTAGTATACAACAAAAACAATCAGAAATTCAAGAGTATGAAAACAAACTTGCGGAACTAAACCAAGAACAAAGTGCGAAAGCTGAAGTTATTGCCACTTTACAACTTGAACGCGATGCAGCACAACGCGAACTAGAACAAAGCCGAGAAGCTGCAAGCGCGATCGCCGATGCCGCAGATGTCTGGGTACAACAGCAAACGACGCTCAACCGCGAAATTGAAATCCTATTGCAAGCGATTGAACCGCAATCGAGACAGCAAGCACAACTGCGCGAACGAACAAATCAACTGCAACGGCAATTACACGAGCAACAGCAGACTATTGACAAGCTAGAACCAGAAATTGCGGTAAAACAACAGCAACTCGTAGCAGGCGAACAACAAGCGATCGCACTGACAACGCAAGCAGAAACTTTAGCACAATCGCTCAGCGCAGCCGAACAAGAACTTCAAATTCAACAAGACACATTTAAGCGCCTTCTTGCCGAACAACGCGATAAACAACGACAACTCGACAAACTAGAAGCGCAAGCCCAAGCACTTCAAGAAACACAAGGTACAAATGCGACGAAAGTGATTATGCAATCGGGGTTGCAGGGCGTTTGTGGTTTAGTCGCGCAGTTGGGTAAAGTTGAACCCCGCTATCAATTGGCACTAGAAACTGCGGCGGGGGCGCGTTTAGGACAATTAGTTGTGGAAGATGATGCAGTCGCCGCCGCCGCGATTGAAATCCTCAAACAAAAACGCGCTGGAAGGGCGACATTTTTACCGCTGAATAAGATTCAACCTTTACGCTTTTCTCCGACGACTGCGCTGCGGTATGCCGAGGGATTTATCGATTATGCGATTGATTTAATCGAATGCGATCGCCGCTATCAAGATGTCTTCGGCTATGTTTTCGGCAGTACTGTTGTTTTTGAAACTTTAAATTCTGCGAGAAAATACTTAGGGCAATATCGCATTGTCACGCTCGAAGGTGAATTACTTGAAACAAGTGGCGCGATGACGGGTGGTAGTATCATTCAACAGCGTTCGGGTTTACACTTCGGGACGAGTGAAGCGACTGAATCAGACGAAGCGAAACAACTACAACAACGCCTGCAAGAAATCGCACTGGTATTAAAACGGTGCGAATCTGGTATCGAATCACTGACGACAAAAACAAAATATTTGTCGCAAGAAATCACCGAAGTGCGCCAGCAACGCCGCGAACAGCAATTGCACGCGGAACAATTACGTAAAGATATTCAAAAATTAAGCGATCAACTTGCGCAAACCGAGACACAACTGCGGCAAACAGAAGAACAACTAACAAGCGCGCGATCGCAACTTGAAATTTTAGACGGCGAACTTCCTGCACAAGAAACACAATTACAACAAAAACGACAACTCCTCACCGAATTAGAACAATCGCAAACAAACAGTCAATGGCAACAAATTCAAACAACGATTAAAAGCCAAGAACAACATTTGCAAGAACGTTTACAAGCGTTACTCAAAGCGGAACAACGCCAGAGTGAATTAGCCAACGCCGCAATACTCATCCAAGGAAAAATCGCCGAATGTCAGCAACGCATCCAAGAGTATCAACAGCAACGATCTTCGTTGAGCAATCAGCAATTCGCAATCAGCAACCAAATTGATACACTCGCAACGCAAATTGCCCAAACACAAGCAGCGTTACAGCAAATTGAAGAGAAACTCGGTTCAGAAAAGCAACTACGCGATCGCGCCGAAGCGCAATTACGCGATCGCCAGAATCAATATCAACAACTCGAATGGCAACAGCAAAAACTTCACGAAACGCAACAAACACGCCGCGAAGAATTAACTTTATTACAAGCACAAATCCACGCGCAAATCGCAGATTTGCCCAATCCTTTGCCAGAAGTGCCTGATAAAGTTGATTTAGAACAACTGCAACGCGAAGTGCGATCGCTTGCCAAACGCATACAGGCGTTAGAACCTGTCAATATGCTGGCGTTAGAAGAATACGAACGGACAACGACGCGCCTAGAAGAATTAAGTCAAAAACTGCTCACTTTAGAAGCTGAACGTACCGAATTGCTGCTACGGATAGAAAACTTTACTACCCTACGCCAGCGTGCTTTTAAAGAAGCCTTCGACGCGGTTAATCAAAATTTCCAAAGTATTTTCGCGATACTTTCTGACGGTGATGGCTACTTACAACTTGATGACGCGGAAGATCCCTTCAATAGCGGGTTAAATCTTGTTGCGCACCCAAAAGGAAAACCTGTACAACGCCTTGCTTCGATGTCAGGAGGAGAAAAATCGCTGACTGCGCTTAGCTTTATTTTTGCGCTACAACGCTATCGTCCGTCGCCGTTTTATGCTTTTGATGAAGTCGATATGTTTCTCGATGGGGCAAATGTGGAACGATTAGCTAAAATGATAAAACAACAAACGAAGCTGGCACAGTTTATAGTTGTGAGTCTGCGTAGACCAATGATAGAATCTGCCGAACGAACAATTGGAGTTACTCAAGCACGAGGAGCTTATACTCAAGTATTAGGAATAAAATTGCAACAGTCAAACACCTCGCCATGA
- a CDS encoding diguanylate cyclase domain-containing protein, with amino-acid sequence MLPTNPKPHNQSPQDRDLVCLSDDAICFSDEDPDVTSLQDWKIMIIDDEPDVHRATQLALKNVTFENRKLTFLSAYSAKEGKELLAIAHTDTALVLLDIVMETNDAGLRIVQHIREELKNQQIRIILRTGHPGEAPEESVILNYDINDYKLKIELTRQKLLTTAIAALRSYRDINTIEQQRLKLAQTLEDLQQVQFQLEEYTHRLEAKVAQRTAALENANRELHRLAIVDDLTLVANRRRFDEYWQQQWQFLAHQQQPISLILIDVDYFKHYNDYYGHQAGDECLWKVAQAISSVLNRPTDLIARYGGEEFAVILPYTSLNGATKVAEAIAAEIYSLNIPHHQSKVSDRVTLSLGIACIVPQLELSPKTAIAFADQALYQAKSQGRNRFCVYLGNG; translated from the coding sequence ATGCTGCCTACGAACCCTAAACCGCACAATCAATCGCCTCAGGATCGAGATCTTGTGTGCTTGAGTGACGATGCGATCTGCTTTAGCGACGAAGATCCTGACGTCACTTCGCTTCAGGATTGGAAAATCATGATCATCGATGATGAACCGGATGTGCATCGCGCAACTCAGCTAGCACTCAAGAATGTCACGTTTGAAAACCGAAAATTGACCTTTCTTTCTGCCTACTCAGCAAAAGAGGGAAAAGAATTACTGGCGATCGCCCACACCGATACCGCGCTGGTTTTGCTCGATATTGTCATGGAGACGAATGATGCTGGGTTAAGAATCGTTCAGCATATTCGCGAAGAACTCAAAAATCAGCAAATTCGCATTATTTTACGCACCGGACACCCTGGCGAAGCTCCTGAAGAGTCTGTTATTCTCAATTACGATATCAATGACTATAAGCTCAAGATTGAACTGACGCGTCAAAAACTGCTGACAACCGCGATCGCTGCGTTGCGATCGTACCGCGACATTAACACGATCGAACAGCAACGCCTGAAACTCGCGCAAACCCTAGAAGATTTACAGCAGGTTCAATTCCAACTCGAAGAGTATACACATCGCCTCGAAGCCAAGGTTGCTCAACGCACCGCAGCGCTGGAAAACGCTAACCGAGAACTACATCGCCTCGCGATTGTCGATGATTTAACACTTGTGGCAAATCGGCGGCGGTTTGATGAGTATTGGCAGCAACAATGGCAATTTTTGGCGCATCAACAGCAACCAATATCGCTGATCTTGATTGATGTCGATTATTTCAAGCACTACAACGACTATTACGGACATCAAGCTGGTGATGAATGTTTGTGGAAAGTCGCGCAAGCGATCAGTTCGGTGTTAAATCGCCCTACCGATCTCATCGCACGTTATGGAGGTGAAGAATTTGCCGTCATCTTACCCTACACGTCGCTCAACGGCGCAACAAAGGTAGCTGAGGCGATCGCGGCTGAAATTTATAGCTTAAACATCCCTCACCATCAATCGAAAGTCAGCGATCGCGTTACCCTCAGTCTCGGTATTGCTTGCATCGTGCCACAACTTGAACTTTCACCCAAGACTGCGATCGCTTTTGCCGATCAAGCGCTGTATCAAGCAAAATCGCAGGGACGGAATCGCTTTTGCGTTTATTTGGGAAATGGGTAG
- a CDS encoding phospholipase D-like domain-containing protein, with the protein MTPGRCADEFAAALIERAQAGEEVQMLIDDFGTDSLSDEYWQQLRDASVEVRFFRQFDWRSPLKYNSRTHRKLLIIDRQQVLIGDAGVSDDRDGDPDIDDSAPWLEFEVSYEGQVASLLEGNFFQNWAYTGGELNLEPGTILAKPNEGEPLFVTNDTSTLSESTIRLLFQIGFYYRLG; encoded by the coding sequence ATGACTCCTGGTCGTTGTGCGGATGAATTTGCTGCGGCTTTGATCGAACGCGCGCAAGCTGGCGAAGAAGTTCAAATGTTAATTGACGACTTTGGGACTGATTCGCTTTCTGATGAATATTGGCAGCAGTTACGCGATGCAAGTGTAGAAGTACGATTTTTCCGGCAATTTGATTGGCGATCGCCGTTAAAATACAACTCACGGACACACCGCAAACTCTTGATTATCGATCGCCAACAAGTATTGATTGGTGATGCAGGAGTTTCAGATGATCGGGATGGCGATCCTGATATTGATGATTCTGCACCTTGGTTAGAATTTGAAGTTAGCTACGAAGGACAAGTGGCGAGTTTATTAGAGGGTAACTTTTTTCAAAACTGGGCATATACAGGGGGAGAACTCAACCTAGAACCTGGGACAATTCTCGCCAAGCCGAATGAAGGCGAACCACTTTTTGTAACTAATGACACTTCTACATTAAGTGAATCGACAATAAGATTACTGTTTCAGATAGGCTTCTATTATAGACTTGGGTAA